Genomic DNA from Anolis sagrei isolate rAnoSag1 chromosome 12, rAnoSag1.mat, whole genome shotgun sequence:
aAGTGGGGATAGCCAACTTATAACTGAATGTACTTTAATCTTAGGTATATACATCAGATGTCCTCGTACACTGTATATCAATCTGATCAATATActctaatgcagcatttctcaacctgcatTAGGAaccctgggagggtcacaagagggtgtcagaggggtcgccaaagaccatcagaaaacatagtattttctgttggtcctgggggtccTGTGTGAAAAatctggtccaattctatcgttggtggggttcagaatgctcttggattttaagtgaactataaatcccaacaactacaactcccaaatagcaaggtctattttctccaaactctaccagtgttcacatttgggcatattgagtatttgtgccaagtttgatccagatccatcattgcttgagtccacagtgttctctggatgtaggtgaactacaactccaaaaactcaaggtcaatgtccaccagaccttcccagtattttctcttggtcatgggaattctgtgtgccatgtttgattcaatttcatcattgatggagttcagaaggctctttgatttaaggtgaactataaatcccagcaactccagcaaatgacaaaatcaatcacccccaatgaagtcaatacggactttaggagggtctccccagtaagagaggcCCCTAGgtccgcaccaaagagggtccatgaccttggcgagccgtcagagaagcctgattccagcaattttattaatattaataattgaaattagactcttgccaaggcgaagaagtggcACTGAGGTTtattgagcgattcagctgaagcggatgcaattgcagtgatcattcacatgtAAGCATGCCAATACAAAGTTTGGAAGCATTTTTATAGCAAAACAAGTGCAGAGATTTCAAATTTCCCCTTCCCCGCGCAGCTTGAAAGTGATTGGCTGGTGGcttgaacagctgggaggaggcttggcggcccgcccctagcctgggccaatcacaaggcTTCCCCGCTTCTGGGGAGCCTATCAGGacgctttccccacttctggggattgacgaatcagggaagaggaggcgggaCGATCAGGGACAATGGAAGGTAATGGGATTATGACATATTGAAACCTACATGTCCCTGCATCCGGGGGGAATCAGCCAGCTGAGGCACTgagttattgttttgttaatgaAGAGTTGATTGATTTAAGAAGAGTTTTCCTGTCCCTGGTCTGATAAGAGAAGTTTGCTTTGTGTACTGGGTAAAGGAAGACGGAGCTGGGCAGAAGACTCCCTGCTGAGAAGTCTGGCCCGCATTGTTTGTAAAAATCGAAACTAGTCCGTGGGAAGCGTCTATTGATCAGACCAACTCAGAAAACCAATGGAAAACTTcctttgctattgtccatgcaaacgTCTGTGGAATGTTAGTTTTGTGGGGACAACAGCCCCCCTCGGGCACTGATTTGTTTTCCTGGTCACCTTTCTAAGGTTGGGCAAGGGGTCAAGGGTAAAGCAAAAGGACAAAAGATATTTCATaggaagatacatacattcaaatcataagtttTTCATAGCAACAAAAACCCCATCCTGGTctcacatcccaagtatatttaataaaagaattaATTTCATTTGGAGACTTTGAGTCCAATGTTTCTGAGAAAAGTTCATGAGAAATAGTGTTTCCTGAAGTTCCGAACAGGCAACAGAAAGTCCTTGATCTTTGCAAAGACTGGAAGATGGGACTCCGGCCGTACTGCAATGGATCCACAttttggtccttggaaaactagaatctCTTCCCAAGGTCCAGGGCCCCCTGGCCAGGCTCCTCTCTGAAGTCCCACGAGGGAACCACATCAAGTCCCCGTGTCCAGAGCTTGGCAGGGGCGAGCAGCAGTGGGGAGCAATGGAATGGCTGCTATGGAACCAGCATCTTTATTAGaaacaatcagctgtttctaataaaatatattctcaaaaatcGAGAGGTTATTTCCCGGGCGTAGGGATCCAAAATAAGAAAAGTGAGATAGCAGATAGGTCtagaatttagtacagaaaaatatGACACTAAAATGGAGCCGATTCGCCATTTTATGATTTTGTGGATACCGAGATCCGAAAGGAGAAACTCCATATCCGCGGTTTCAAATAACGCAGATACGGCATCCCTGGAACGCCACGGAAGCATTCCGGGCAGGCTCGCGGTTCCCCGGACCCTGGAAAAGGTTATTTTCATGCAAGTTGATAGTTCAGGCAGGGAGAGACACAAACTATCAAGCGGaaaagttaaaaagttgcaatCTCAAGTATCTTTATTTGGGgaatagttacaatgttagggcttGGGGAAAAGTGATAGAAAGCTAtagaggctgagtgcagtccctgttttgagctgtctgttggggcacatttcatcagtttgttcCAATTGTGGCTtctaggaactgcggaactctccgctgcacgTCAGACCAACTTGGAGGCGGGGGCCTCTGCTGCCCTCGATGACACCAACCCCACcgatattcaaattttgggcgtatcgggtatttgtgccaaatttggtccagtgactgaaaatgcatcctgcatattagatatttacattacaattcataaaagtagcaaaattacagttatgaagtagcaacgaaaataacgttatggttgggggtcatcacaacatgaggacctgtactaaggggtcgcggcattaggaaggttgagaaccactgctctaatgctaCCCAAATCCAAGGCTTCCAAAACCTTGAGCTCTAGagattaaagtggggtcaaactagaGTGTGGATGCACACATAGAAGGGCACTGtaatagtttgcttttgcctgagctaaCTGGGAAGGGAAAGGTCTCAaatggggtggaagggaaggaaagaggaaggaaaaagacaaggcaggaccaaagggtggaagggaaggaaagagaaggaaggaagggtaggatggtgagagagaggagggcctgggacaagagcccaaggggccacatcggGCCCCCGGGCTTGGGTTTACTCATACCTGCATTAAAGGCACACATCTATTTAAAGTGCATGGAACATGATAGTGACGCCAACATGTTCATTCTTTGCACGTATTTTGGGTACGTATTTTTGTCCAAAAAGAGTCGCTTCCGATAACATCTTAATGGTAAAAGTATTATCTCAGATTCAGCACAATTACATCCATTTAATAATGATGCAAAACTGCAGACTTAACCATGGGAGTAAACAAGCTAATGGTTAGAGATAGTCAAGCGTGCCCATAAAATATAATTGCTTTATTATTTAATAAACAAAAAAGTAGACACAGCATTTATCAGTTTTAATTACCAGCAGGCCTAAATATGACCATTCATTTTCCCAACTGAATATTGTGTCGTGTTGAATCAAGTTGTAATACTgtattacttgggaaggaatcccactggagaattgcagcacactcaaatacctgggactcactctggaccgtgctccgacttataagaagcactgtttgaatatcaagaaaaatgtgggcactagaaataatatcatatgaaagctgactggcacaacctggggatcacaaccagacacagtgaagacatctgcccttgtgctttgctactctgctgctgagtacatatGCAGAGCgtagaatacatctcaccaccttaaaacagtggatgtggctcttaatgagacatgccacattatcacaggatgtctatgcccaacaccactggggaaattatactgtttagctggtattgcaccaccattcatctgccgggaagtggcagccagcaatgaaaggaccaaaggaGGGACATCTCCGGgacatcctctgttcggatatcagccaacatgccaaccccttaaatcaagaaagagctttctaagatctacagcagtgtttctcaaccttggggtggCTAGGGCGCTTaggagggatcaccaaagaccatcgaaaacatatatttcttacagtcttaggaacccctttggcagagaaaactgaagatctctccacctgaccttctcttcctttttggaaacagacgtgAATCCTCTCTCCAAAAGCCTTCATCcattgtgattggctggcctttcagtgagcctctcagccaaggggagggtccaagtggggaggggagagaaggcatgcttggcacatagCAGCGTGGAGTGCATTTATGGGCAAGGGAGACCGTGTGAGGCTAGAGGGTCATGCCAGCATGTGTCTTCAAGGCATGgtgtgtgtgggaaatttggcccaattctattgttggtggggttcagaatgctcttggattttaagtgagctataaatcccaggaactacaatgcccaaatgtcaaggtctattttccccaaactccaccagtgttcacatttgggcatattgaggattcgtgttATAGGGACCAAGAAACCAGAAGTAGAGTTACCCCTCCCTCATCCTAGGGAGGCGAAGCACAGAAGAGATTATTGCTAGGCTACCGCATTCATGCTAGATGAGCGAATATACTCATAGACAGTAAGCATAGGTGAATTGTAACCAATCAGAAGTtgcttgagtgttgtttttttaattgttggaGTATAAAGGCTTTGTTTGAAACGAGATCTGGGCGGGCAGTCTTTGTTCTTCGGCCTAAAATGGCCAAGGGCTGTTCCgtctcatgctgatcagcttgaaatAAAAGACTTGTTGAAAACCTCATCGGATCTTATCTCCTCTTTGCCTTCTGGGTCTGTCACCCTAAACTCCCAGTCTCTAAcagtgtcaagtttgatccagatcaaccattgtttgagtccacagtaaacatcttccctgaatctataatttgctgatggatctgtgcattgtatgtttttaccctgtttccccttctgctccctcacccatattgtgcttcagtagttatatttatatttcaaaggtactaaacgtaccaagtttgtatgaaaatgtgacttctatttcttgtgctggtctatgaccgaaataaataatttgattttgtcaGCCCAActaacaaaagtcctttgtctcaccctggtcattccacagatatataaaccctttttcccagttccaacagacctcacctctgaggatgcttgccatagatgcaggcgaaacgtcaggagaaatgcctctagaacatggccatatagcccgaaaaaccccacaagaacttagagattctagccattaaagccttcgacaacataagggacagtactgaaccctgcgggactccgcagtacaatggccgaggagtcgagcaggagtcccctagtgacaccttctgggagcggccCTCGAGGAAGgtccggagccactgcagagcagtacccccaaggcccatacctgcgaggcgtcccagaaggataccgtggtcaacggtatcgaaggccgatgagaggtccagcagaaccaacagggacacactccccctgtctagttcccggcgaagatcatccactaaggcgaccaaggctgtctaagtaccatgtcccggcctaaaaccagactgtgccggatctagataatccgtgtcaaccaggaattcctggagttgtgaggccaccacacgttccaggactttgccctaataggggagattggaaactggccgaaagttgacgaattgagtggggtccagtgatggtttttcaacagcggttttataacagcttgctttaagctggctggaatattgccttcccgaagggaggcattaaccaccaccttcacccactctgccaaaccccctctggcttcctttaccagccaggatgggcaggggtctaggatgcatgtggtaggcctcgcctctccaagaaccctgatgacctcattgagttgaacagattgaaacgaatccatcaaaactggacaagcaggtgctctttgattataggtgaactataaatcccagcaactacaacttccgaatgctaaggtctattttccgcaacctccaccagtgttcacatttgggcatattgagtattcgtaccaagggCAACATGGGACCATTTCTCCACCTCAGATTGATAACACGCAAGATTTGTTTAAAACATCCCTAATAATCATTCTTGGAAGAAGCAATGGAAGGAAAACTCAAGGAGCCTGTCGGAAGTGGAAGTTGACATTTCTGCTCCCCAAAATTAACTCAATGAAGCAGACTGGGCCATGATGAAAAACGCCCCATCCGAAAttaattttcattgttttctcGAGTCAGCTCTTTccttaatttgtttatttatgagcACGCCTTCCTCATAAAACACTCCAAATTAGTTATATAGGGAGATGGAGAGAATCCTCTTGCTGTCACATACATCGAGGTTCCAAAGGAGATGTCTACGCTCCAGAGCAAAGTGTTGGGTGAAGAAAACCTTGACCAGAAAACCCCACACAAAGGTAAGATTTCCCATCGTCTTCATTTGGAACATTTATTCTGATTTGGTGATTCAATCCTGACTTTacttcagtgattctcaacctgggggtcgggactcctgtgggggtcatgagagggtttcagagtggtcatcaaagaccatcagaaaacatatttctaatggtctttgggacccctttggcagagaaggctgaagatctctccacctgtccttctcttcctttttagaaacagacggaaaatcctcccaccaaaagccctcctccgctgtgattggccggtccctcaaccaaggggagggctgtttctgagacttcaagtggggaggggagagcaggtgtgctcagcgtACATTTGTGGGAGAGGGAGAGCATatgaggtgggagggaggctcatgccagcggtCCCTTCAAGgaacgggggttctgtgtgggaagtttggcccagttctacactagtggtgttcagaatgctctttgattgtaggtgaactataaatcccagcacctacaactcccaaatgtcaagatcttttttccccaaactccaccattgtttccatttgggcatattgagtattcgtatcaagtttggtccagatccatcattgtttgagtccatagtgctctctggatgtaggtgaactacaactcccaaaatcaagttcaatgcccaccaaagccttccagtattttctgttggtcatgggagttctgtgtgccaagcttggttcaattccgtcgttggtggagttcagaaagctctttgattgtaggtcaactataaacccctgcacctacaactcccaaatgtcaaggtctattttccccaaactctaccagtgttcacatttgggacaTATTTGGTACTGGtgacaagtttgatccagatccatcattgtttgagtccacaatgctctctggatgtaggtgaactacaactcccaaactcaagatcaatgcccaccaaagccttccagtattttctgttggtcatggaaattccGTGTGCCATGTTttgctcaattctattgttggtggaattcggaatgctctttgattgtgggtgaactataaatcccagcaactacaactcccaaatgacaaaatcaatccgccacaattccaccagtattcattaTTGGGCggatcagatatttgtgccaaatttagtccagtgaatgaaaatccattctgtatatcagatgtttacattacgattcacacttacagttatgaagtcgcaatgaaaataatgttatggttgggggtcaccacaacaggaggttTAGGGGGTCGCgacattcagaaggttgagaaacactgtcctagatccTCCATCATTACTCTTGTAATCCAAGTCCTCCTTTGATCCAAGCCTTTCCTTTTGAATAAGCCAGATCTTGCTCTTTTGTTTCCCCCCAAATGTATAGGGAGGTATGGCTCACACCATGGACCTGGATACGCTTCACCACTGGATGCCATGAGAGGTACGTTGGGCTGATATTTTCTACCCAGAATCAGGTTCCAACTCCATATATCCAACAAAATCCATCCTCTGCTTTAAGATCCTGATACTAGACTTTGTTTCCGCAGGCCCCAAAGAAAAGCTGATGTACGTACTGTGTGTTTTAACCGGGACTCGTCAACCTGACTATTTGGCCACGGTGGACGTGGATCCGGAATCACCAAGTTATTCCCAGGTAAATCCTATTTTAtagttttcctttctctcccctcgGCCACATAATTTTCCAATGCCACGTCCTCTTCGTCCCCCCAACAGGTCATCCACCGCCTGCGCCTGCCTTACCTGGATGATGAACTCTATCACTCAGGGTGGAACACCAGCAGCAGCTCTTTTGGGGATGCCAGCAAGGAGCGCAACCAACTCATCCTGCCATGTGGGAGTGGACGTGTTTATGTGGTGGACACAGGCTCTGACCAGCGAGCTCCCAGCTTGTACAAAGTAGGTCAAGATATCACatggggaaacaatcagggggcatctacactgttcCATGAAGACAGTTCAACACCAGTTTAGCACAgagcttagcacagcaggctaaaccgtgGTGCTGCAAAAAAATCCTGCCGACTGGAAGGTCGGTAGTTTGCATCGGGGTTGAGCACGTTatccccagctcacctgcccacctagcaggtcaaaagcagaaatgcgagtagataaaatgGGTACCGCTTTTAGCGGGAAtgtaataaaggcacccttaaggaTATCAATCAGAAGCAAAGTTCCTCAGCATGGAAGCTGAAGCgacatggccggagttgagcacagcctgcaagatgccggaaataagatggggaaaactgcctttacctctgatTATGTtgcctgtccttgttaattgtataatcggcacTGAATATTTGGCGTACTTGTGTTCTGTAGGCCGCTCTAAGTTCCCTTTGGGgcgagaaaagtgggatataatactgtaaatctatctaaataaaaatgtaatgttcgtttgtgggatgaacataactcaaaaaccactggacaaattgacacgaaatttggacactatacccctaacagtctaacaagtgaccatcactcataaaaccccccacaaaacagtggaaaggacttaaaaacccaaaaaatctgaatgacgatacagaaaaaaagggaaggaagtagaaggaaaggaaggggagaaagaaagaaagaaagagcaagagggagagagggaaagaaagaaggaaagagagaaagaagcatggaagcaaagagcaaagaaaggaaggaaagaggtagagaaggaagaaaggagagaaagggaaggaaaagaaaaagggaggaagaaaggaaagagatagagaaagaaggaaaaaggaaaggaaagagggagtgaaggaaggaaggaaggaaggaaggaaggagagaaagagggaccgaaggaaagagcgaaggaaggatggaagcaaaaagcaaaggaaggaaagaggtagagaaggaagaaagagagaaggaaagaaaaaaggaaggaaagaggtagagaaggaaggagggaaatgagagaaagagggagggaaggttggccacagcaacgtgtggcgggtatagctagtcataaatgaataaataaaatttctatgCCAGGATTGCTATGCCTAAttgatggagttgtagtttgctgaggcacaagCCATAGTTTTGCATTGTAATAAACAATGCAAAACTATGGCaatcaaaatggtatcaaactgcataatGCTATAATATCGAAGATGCATCTTAGATCTTAAGGAAAAGGGCCTTACATAGGATGGAATGCAGAAATGATCTGTTTTCTGTCGTCCATCGGCAGGTCATCGAACCCCGAGAAATCGTCAAGAAAACCAACCTGAGTTTCTTGACCACCTCCCGTAACATGGGCAACGGAGATGTTCTAATCAGTGGATTTGGAGATCCATTCGGCAACGCAAAAGGTACTGCAGGCATAGATCCCATTTGGGAATACAAGTAGCCCTCCACAATAGGGGAAAATCCCACAACGCTGCCAGTAGGTAGCCTGCCTTGAATCCTAATCACTGGAgtgaaagcaggatagaaataataaatattgctctttgccAACGCATTGCCTTTTGACCCCAGTGGTTCCTATTTTTTTTTGGTCCCAGGTGGCCTTCTTGTTCTGGACTCAGAAACCTTTGAAGTGAAAGGGAACTGGGAGTGTCCAGAAGATGGACCCATCGGGATGTTTGACTTCTGGTTCCAGCCACGGCACAATGTCCTGATCAGCACCGATTTCGGGGAGCCCAAGTTCTTAATTCAGGGGTTCAACCCAGACAATCTGAGAAAAGGTAGGAGCGCTCACACAAAAGAGAGAAGAGTCTTAGCAGACCAAAAGCTGAAGATGAGCCAGAGGAAAAAGCCATTGTGATTCTAGACTCCGTTAGCAGGAGTGTCAAAATCGAGGAAGGCCATCGTCCTTCTTGATCCTGTTTTTGTCAGGCCTCCCTTGGAATAACCCTGGTTCCTGTTCGTCCACAGAACGCTACGGCCGATACCTCAACATCTGGGATTGGACCACCCACCGCCTCCTCCACTCGATTGACATGGGCGAAGATTCGGCTCCGATGCAGATCCGCTTCTTGCACAATCCCAACTCGGTCCACGGTTACGTGGCCTGCCCCCTAGAGGGCTCCATCCACCATATCTTCAAGAcagaggtgaaaaaagaaagggtGGCTGTGAAGGAAGCCGATTGACTGTGGGGATCCAGGGTGATTTCATGGTTTGGTGCCCTACTCcgctatggaaacccactctctctcagcctcgggggaaggcaacagcaaactCCCTCCAAGGAAAACCATAGGCAGGAAGTCCATTTTTCTATCGCACCAGTCACTTTTGGTTTCTCTGTAGGATGGATGCTGGAGGGCTGAGAAAGTGATCCAAATCCCGAACAAGAAAGTATCGGGATGGATCTATCCCGAAATGCCAGGTTAGTTGCCTTCTccagaggttttgaagcagaggctggatggccatctgttgggagatcTTGGACCGTGTCTTCAGAAGGGGTCTGAACTGGCTTGCCCTCAGGGTCTCCTGTGACTTGATGATCCTGCTCCTCCTCCAGGGTTCATTTTTGATATGCTCATCTCCCTGAATGACCAGTTCCTCTACTGCAGCAACTGGGTGCATGGCGACATCCGGCAATACGATATCACAGACCCATACTGTCCCAAACTGGTCGGGCAGGTAAGTTTGCAACCTTCCATAACCATAAGTTTCCAGAAGTTGGATTCCATCACTCCAGGCTACTGGCTGGGGACGATGGGACCAGGGACTCCCATTTCTTTGCCgctgttgtttttactgtccAACTGACCTTGTCTCTTTGGGATCTTTAGGTGTTTGTGGGGGGCAGCCTTGAAAAAGGGGGTCCTGTAACTGTCCTTGAGGATCTGGAGCTGGACTGCCAACCCGATCCCTTTGTGATCCAGGTAAGGTCAATGATGGACCAGACAGATTTGGATATAGATCTAAACAGCCCGCATAGAACTCTGGCCTTCCAAATAGGAGACCTTGGATTTGACCATGTTGGAGTTCaggctgtgattgtgtttcaagatcaaggtgctttgggatgtggggaatgatgtcaatgaggatcaagatggcaatggtttggtcaatgacattaatgcagagaatgacatagagacaccggttcaaagtggagtttcccatgag
This window encodes:
- the LOC132764195 gene encoding methanethiol oxidase-like; translated protein: MSTLQSKVLGEENLDQKTPHKGRYGSHHGPGYASPLDAMRGPKEKLMYVLCVLTGTRQPDYLATVDVDPESPSYSQVIHRLRLPYLDDELYHSGWNTSSSSFGDASKERNQLILPCGSGRVYVVDTGSDQRAPSLYKVIEPREIVKKTNLSFLTTSRNMGNGDVLISGFGDPFGNAKGGLLVLDSETFEVKGNWECPEDGPIGMFDFWFQPRHNVLISTDFGEPKFLIQGFNPDNLRKERYGRYLNIWDWTTHRLLHSIDMGEDSAPMQIRFLHNPNSVHGYVACPLEGSIHHIFKTEDGCWRAEKVIQIPNKKVSGWIYPEMPGFIFDMLISLNDQFLYCSNWVHGDIRQYDITDPYCPKLVGQVFVGGSLEKGGPVTVLEDLELDCQPDPFVIQGKKVQGGPQMLQLSLDGTRLFVTYSIFTAWDKQFYPKQFKEGSIMIQLDVNTVHGGLKVRPEFLVDFGHEPFGPARAREMRYPGGDSTSDIWE